One Peterkaempfera bronchialis DNA window includes the following coding sequences:
- a CDS encoding lysine N(6)-hydroxylase/L-ornithine N(5)-oxygenase family protein, which translates to MTVPHPTPSSAADETVYDLLGIGIGPFNLALAALADAVPGLNARFLDAKPAFSWHPGLLLEGTTLQVPFLADLVTMADPTSRWSFLNYLRAHDRLFPFFFAERFHIPRREYDHYCRWVAEQLPSCRFDAPVTALEWDDAAGAFAVTHGGAAGPRRVLARQVVLGVGTRPVVPEPLRGLLEPGRVLHSADYRAHRDTLAGAGDVTVVGAGQSGAEVLLDLLRRQDGEGHGGPYVRWLARSAAFAPMEYSKIGLEHFTPDYIRYFRRLPEAVRDRLVRQQWQLYKGVSGETLGEIQDELYERTIGGGEPRAALHPATAISGARRDGDGYLLTCRHTEQGADFTLRTDRIVLATGYTAVRPAFLEPVADLVDWDDRGRYRVDGDYRVALDPRVTGTLFVQNAEMHTHGVGAPDLTLGAWRAATILNAVSGRTVLPLPARAAWTTFGAPAAAAPADRTVPTASRSY; encoded by the coding sequence GCTCGGCATCGGCATCGGCCCCTTCAACCTGGCGCTGGCCGCCCTGGCCGACGCGGTGCCCGGCCTGAACGCCCGCTTCCTGGACGCCAAACCCGCCTTCTCCTGGCACCCCGGCCTGCTGCTGGAGGGCACCACCCTCCAGGTGCCGTTCCTCGCCGACCTGGTCACCATGGCCGACCCGACCAGCCGCTGGTCGTTCCTCAACTATCTGCGCGCCCACGACCGGCTCTTCCCGTTCTTCTTCGCCGAGCGGTTCCACATCCCGCGCCGCGAGTACGACCACTACTGCCGCTGGGTGGCCGAGCAGTTGCCGTCCTGCCGCTTCGACGCCCCCGTCACCGCCCTGGAGTGGGACGACGCCGCAGGCGCGTTCGCCGTCACCCACGGCGGCGCGGCCGGTCCGCGCCGGGTGCTGGCCCGCCAGGTGGTGCTGGGCGTGGGTACGCGGCCGGTGGTGCCCGAGCCGCTGCGCGGGCTGCTGGAACCCGGCCGGGTGCTGCACAGCGCCGACTACCGCGCACACCGCGACACCCTCGCCGGGGCGGGCGATGTGACTGTGGTCGGCGCCGGCCAGTCGGGGGCCGAGGTGCTGCTGGACCTGCTGCGCCGTCAGGACGGCGAGGGGCACGGCGGCCCGTATGTGCGCTGGCTGGCCCGCTCCGCCGCCTTTGCGCCGATGGAGTACTCCAAGATCGGCCTGGAGCACTTCACCCCCGACTACATCCGCTACTTCCGGCGGCTGCCCGAGGCCGTCCGCGACCGGCTGGTGCGGCAGCAGTGGCAGCTCTACAAGGGCGTCAGCGGCGAGACCCTGGGCGAGATCCAGGACGAGCTGTACGAGCGCACCATCGGCGGCGGCGAACCGCGCGCCGCCCTGCACCCGGCCACCGCGATCAGCGGGGCGCGGCGGGACGGCGACGGCTATCTGCTCACCTGCCGTCACACCGAGCAGGGCGCCGACTTCACGCTGCGCACCGACCGGATCGTGCTGGCCACCGGGTACACCGCCGTCCGCCCGGCCTTCCTGGAGCCGGTCGCCGACCTGGTGGACTGGGACGACCGGGGCCGCTACCGGGTGGACGGCGACTACCGCGTCGCCCTGGACCCGCGCGTCACCGGCACGCTCTTCGTACAGAACGCCGAGATGCACACCCATGGCGTCGGCGCCCCCGACCTCACGCTGGGCGCCTGGCGGGCCGCGACCATCCTCAACGCGGTCTCCGGCCGTACCGTGCTGCCACTGCCCGCCCGCGCCGCCTGGACCACCTTCGGCGCCCCGGCTGCCGCCGCTCCGGCCGACCGGACGGTCCCGACCGCCTCCCGCAGCTACTGA